The segment GGGCCTGGCCGGTCCCTGGGCGGCCGCGGCACAGCCCGGTGACGAGATCTTCCTGCTCGGCCCCGGCGGCGCCTATGCCCCGGAGGCCGGCGCCGACTGGCATCTGCTGGCGGGCGACGAGAGCGCGCTGCCGGCCATCGCGGCCTCGCTCGCCCGGATGCCCGCGGGGGTGCCGGTGCACGCCTTCATCGAGGTGGCGGGACCGGAGGAGCGCCAGGAGCTGCACATACCGGCCGGCGCCGAGGTCACCTGGCTGTACCGTGGCGGCGCCCCGGTCGGCCGCGAACTGGTCGCCGCCGTCCGGGCGTTGACCTTCCCGTCCGGCCGGGTCCAGGCGTTCGTGCACGGCGAGGCCGGCTTCGTGAAGGAACTGCGGCGGCTGCTCCGCGTCGAGCGCGAGATCCCCCGCGAGGACCTGTCCATCTCCGGCTACTGGCGCACCGGCCACGACGAGGACGGCTGGCAGGCCGCCAAGCGCGACTGGAACCAGCAGGTCGAGGCCGAACAGGAGCCCACCGCGGCGGCGGCTTCCTGACGCGGCGGAGCCATACGGGCCCTTCCCGGCGAGAGTGCCGCGGGGAAGGGCCCGCTGTCGTACGGGAGCCGGGAGGGGAGCGCCCTGCGCCCTACAGGGCCTTGGGAGTTGGCTGCGGCCGCCGCCGGCGGCCGCGCGCCCCCTCCGCAAGACTCTCGAACCTGCGGGCCGACGCCTCCACATGCGCGAGCCGGCGCAGCGCCGAGAGGACCGCGTCCCCCAGGACGGTCCCCACCACGACGCTCTCCACCAGCCCGTCGACCTCGGCATTGCGCCCCGCCCACGCCAGATCGGCGGCGGCGACCCGCTCACAGGCCTCGGCGTAGGCGTCCAGGACCTCCTCGAAATCGCCGTGCCCGATGCCCCGGAAGGTGGCCAGCGCGACGGCCAGTTTCTCGATTGACGGGTTCTGCGGCTCGACCCGCCAGCCGCGGCGGCGGATCAGCTCCGCGACCGTCTGCCGCGCCTCTTCCATCCCCTCCGGTGCGGCGGCCGTCCGCGGGGTGATCGCCTCCTGCGCCGCGCCGAGCACGTGGTGCACCGAC is part of the Streptomyces platensis genome and harbors:
- a CDS encoding siderophore-interacting protein, translated to MAVERPSRKKPAVHRARVRRTEQLTPHMVRVVLGGEGLVEFAAGEYSDHYVKLVFPRPGVVYPEPFDIAQIRADFPRDQWPSTRTYTVRSWDAETRELTVDFVVHGDEGLAGPWAAAAQPGDEIFLLGPGGAYAPEAGADWHLLAGDESALPAIAASLARMPAGVPVHAFIEVAGPEERQELHIPAGAEVTWLYRGGAPVGRELVAAVRALTFPSGRVQAFVHGEAGFVKELRRLLRVEREIPREDLSISGYWRTGHDEDGWQAAKRDWNQQVEAEQEPTAAAAS
- a CDS encoding MerR family transcriptional regulator; translation: MRIGELSRETGVAIPTIKYYVREGLLPAGRLTSPNQASYDAGHVRRLRLIRGMIDVGGLSVSAVRDVLAAVDSPEESVHHVLGAAQEAITPRTAAAPEGMEEARQTVAELIRRRGWRVEPQNPSIEKLAVALATFRGIGHGDFEEVLDAYAEACERVAAADLAWAGRNAEVDGLVESVVVGTVLGDAVLSALRRLAHVEASARRFESLAEGARGRRRRPQPTPKAL